In Oryza sativa Japonica Group chromosome 3, ASM3414082v1, one DNA window encodes the following:
- the LOC4331690 gene encoding transcription repressor OFP12, with the protein MLGCFSRLRRPASAGAAPAPMAQSDDASTSTSAGGGGGCTAETSPCSSSSSLRCKNSGGVGGEDDDDGVGGGGAVVAENASALSDSGLSSAIASRRFFLSSPGRSNSIVDSSAHGAAVGVGAAGVAVPTYSPDPHADFLRSMEEMVAALRLDARRRGDRARLHELLLCYLALNDRRAHKYVVSAFTDLLLRITAAANLDDGEPPRHGRHLHESH; encoded by the coding sequence ATGCTGGGCTGCTTCTcccggctgcggcggccggcgtcggcgggggcggcgccggcgcccatGGCGCAGTCTGACGACGCGTCGACGTCGACctcggctggcggcggcggcggctgcaccgCGGAGACCTCGCCgtgctcctcgtcctcctcgctccGGTGCAAGAActcgggcggcgtcggcggtgaagacgacgacgatggtgtcggcggcggcggcgccgtcgtcgctgaGAACGCCTCGGCGCTGTCCGACTCCGGGCTGTCGTCGGCCATCGCGTCGCGCCGGTTCTTCCTCTCCTCGCCCGGCAGGTCCAACTCCATCGTCGACTCGTCGGcgcacggcgccgccgtcggcgtgggcgcggccggGGTGGCGGTGCCGACGTACTCGCCGGACCCGCACGCCGACTTCCTCAGGTCgatggaggagatggtggcggcgctgcggctggacgcgcgccgccgcggcgacagGGCGCGGCTCCACGAGCTGCTCCTCTGCTACCTCGCGCTCAACGACCGGCGCGCCCACAAGTACGTCGTCAGCGCCTtcaccgacctcctcctccgcatcaccgccgccgccaacctcgacgacggcgagccgccgcgccatggccgccacctGCACGAGTCACATTGA
- the LOC4331691 gene encoding late embryogenesis abundant protein D-34 — translation MSQEQPRRPSEKAAGGGGGEQGIRYGDVFPVTGSLAAKPIAPRDAATMQSAENLVLGKTVKGGPAAAMESAASRNEEMGVVGHDQATDAAAEQGVNVSDTLVPGGGRIVTEFVAGQAVGHYVEQDDGAAVVAGVVGAAPGAVRVEEPAKITIGEALEAAALAAGGTPVERSDAAAIQAAEAKATGTDTYMPGGLAAQAQSAAVANLWTARDADKTKLGDVLSNATAKLAADKEVESGDAARVAGAEMRNKPGAAARPGGVAASMAAAARLNRGPTT, via the exons ATGAGCCAGGAGCAGCCGAGGAGGCCGTCGgagaaggcggccggcggcggcggcggcgagcaggggaTCCGGTATGGCGACGTGTTCCCGGTGACCGGAAGCCTCGCGGCCAAGCCCATCGCCCCGCGGGACGCGGCGACGATGCAGTCGGCGGAGAACCTCGTGCTGGGGAAGACGGTCAAgggcggccccgccgccgccatggagtcCGCGGCGAGTCGTAACGAGGAGATGGGCGTCGTCGGGCATGACCAGGccacggacgccgccgccgagcagggCGTCAACGTCTCCGACACCctcgtccccggcggcggccgcatcgTCACCGAGTTCGTCGCCGGCCAG gcggtGGGTCACTACGTGGAGCAGGACGATGGCGCCGCCGTGGTTGCAggagtcgtcggcgccgcccccggcgCGGTACGGGTGGAGGAACCTGCGAAGATAACAATCGGCGAGgcgctggaggcggcggcgctggcggcagGAGGGACGCCGGTGGAACGCAGCGACGCGGCGGCCATTCAGGCGGCCGAAGCAAAAGCCACCGGCACGGACACCTACATGCCCGGCGGCTTGGCGGCGCAGGCGCAGTCCGCCGCCGTGGCCAACCTCTGGACGGCGCGCGACGCCGACAAGACCAAGCTCGGCGACGTCCTCTCG AACGCGACGGCGAAGCTCGCGGCGGACAAGGAGGTGGagagcggcgacgcggcgagggTGGCCGGAGCGGAGATGCGCAACAagcccggcgcggcggcgaggccgggcggcgtggccgcgtccatggccgcggccgcgcgccTCAACCGCGGCCCAACGACATGA
- the LOC4331692 gene encoding pentatricopeptide repeat-containing protein At2g30780 isoform X2 translates to MAIAAARRRLWRGLTTAAAASVGVEADTSALLARLVAEPEYRVKATMEEASGGSSAAAAFWEPLAAALLRASSPTKANLVLEWKLEKLIKEGIRDCEPYSVIIRFCRETKNAEFAMKVFEFVEELGIQLNTGIFNALINAFLSVGDLLAAMTLYEAMEDIEDCKPNSATYDAFISAFSRLGSGHAMMSWYLASKDAGFTPSIKAFEYLITGFVKLDRLDDAEVVFEEMICFEIKPNFAILEAKLELLSRRKDPNRVKVFLELVSDGNQELSEATVERLTRLCLYEDKIGELDQLLSLVQGMHTSSLTKLHCGIIRFYANADRLSDMEHAIFQMLDNGMVFAHSEDVEAVICSYFRHKDFDRG, encoded by the exons ATGGcgatcgccgccgcgcgccggcggcTGTGGCGCGGGCTGACGactgcggccgccgcctccgtagGGGTGGAAGCGGACACCAGCGCCTTGCTCGCGCGCCTTGTCGCCGAGCCTGAGTACCGCGTGAAGGCGACgatggaggaggcgagcggcggctcctccgcggcggccgcctTCTGGgagcccctcgccgccgccctcctccgcgcGTCGTCCCCGACTAAGGCAAACCTC GTCTTGGAATGGAAGCTAGAGAAGCTAATCAAGGAAGGGATCCGTGATTGTGAGCCCTACTCAGTGATAATCCGTTTCTGCCGAGAGACAAAGAATGCAGAATTTGCAATGAAAGTCTTTGAATTCGTGGAGGAGCTTGGAATTCAGCTGAACACTGGCATTTTCAATGCCCTTATCAATGCTTTCTTGTCGGTAGGAGATCTCCTTGCTGCAATGACCTTATATGAGGCTATGGAAGACATAGAGGATTGCAAGCCCAACTCCGCTACATATGATGCATTCATTTCTGCATTTTCACGGCTTGGGAGTGGCCATGCAATGATGAGCTGGTACCTGGCATCAAAGGATGCAGGATTTACTCCTAGCATTAAGGCCTTTGAATATTTGATCACAGGTTTTGTGAAGTTGGACAGGCTAGATGATGCTGAAGTGGTATTTGAAGAAATGATTTGCTTTGAAATTAAGCCAAACTTTGCTATACTGGAGGCCAAGCTTGAGCTGCTTTCAAGAAGGAAAGACCCTAACAGGGTAAAAGTATTTTTGGAACTTGTAAGCGATGGGAATCAAGAGTTGAGTGAAGCTACAGTTGAGAGGTTAACAAGATTATGCCTGTACGAAGACAAAATTGGTGAACTGGACCAGTTACTTTCCCTAGTACAAGGCATGCACACGAGTTCTTTAACTAAGCTGCACTGTGGAATTATCAGATTCTATGCTAATGCTGATCGCTTGTCTGATATGGAGCATGCAATTTTCCAGATGTTGGATAATGGCATGGTTTTTGCCCACTCAGAGGATGTTGAGGCTGTTATCTGTTCTTATTTTCGTCACAAGGACTTTGATAG AGGTTGA
- the LOC4331693 gene encoding uncharacterized protein — translation MAHFMDLRAFILRARVLKLYRQALRMTRRAPVHACDELRQTVRAEIEKNRRCDDKQKIKFLISEGLQRLKGLDEMLDMTGNS, via the exons ATGGCCCATTTCATGGATTTACGGGCTTTCATCCTGCGTGCACGTGTTTTAAAGCTTTATAGGCAGGCCTTGCGCATGACTCGCCGAGCTCCTGTGCATGCATGCG ATGAGTTGAGGCAAACTGTAAGAGCTGAGATTGAAAAAAATCGCCGTTGCGACGATAAACAGAAGATTAAGTTCTTGATCAGTGAAGGTCTGCAACGATTAAAAGGCCTTGATGAGATGCTTGACATGACAGGAAATAGTTAA
- the LOC4331692 gene encoding pentatricopeptide repeat-containing protein At2g30780 isoform X1 — MAIAAARRRLWRGLTTAAAASVGVEADTSALLARLVAEPEYRVKATMEEASGGSSAAAAFWEPLAAALLRASSPTKANLVLEWKLEKLIKEGIRDCEPYSVIIRFCRETKNAEFAMKVFEFVEELGIQLNTGIFNALINAFLSVGDLLAAMTLYEAMEDIEDCKPNSATYDAFISAFSRLGSGHAMMSWYLASKDAGFTPSIKAFEYLITGFVKLDRLDDAEVVFEEMICFEIKPNFAILEAKLELLSRRKDPNRVKVFLELVSDGNQELSEATVERLTRLCLYEDKIGELDQLLSLVQGMHTSSLTKLHCGIIRFYANADRLSDMEHAIFQMLDNGMVFAHSEDVEAVICSYFRHKDFDRLDLFLNRIRSLYKLTRSTYDILISGYQRLNLHGRLDLAIKDMREAGFA; from the exons ATGGcgatcgccgccgcgcgccggcggcTGTGGCGCGGGCTGACGactgcggccgccgcctccgtagGGGTGGAAGCGGACACCAGCGCCTTGCTCGCGCGCCTTGTCGCCGAGCCTGAGTACCGCGTGAAGGCGACgatggaggaggcgagcggcggctcctccgcggcggccgcctTCTGGgagcccctcgccgccgccctcctccgcgcGTCGTCCCCGACTAAGGCAAACCTC GTCTTGGAATGGAAGCTAGAGAAGCTAATCAAGGAAGGGATCCGTGATTGTGAGCCCTACTCAGTGATAATCCGTTTCTGCCGAGAGACAAAGAATGCAGAATTTGCAATGAAAGTCTTTGAATTCGTGGAGGAGCTTGGAATTCAGCTGAACACTGGCATTTTCAATGCCCTTATCAATGCTTTCTTGTCGGTAGGAGATCTCCTTGCTGCAATGACCTTATATGAGGCTATGGAAGACATAGAGGATTGCAAGCCCAACTCCGCTACATATGATGCATTCATTTCTGCATTTTCACGGCTTGGGAGTGGCCATGCAATGATGAGCTGGTACCTGGCATCAAAGGATGCAGGATTTACTCCTAGCATTAAGGCCTTTGAATATTTGATCACAGGTTTTGTGAAGTTGGACAGGCTAGATGATGCTGAAGTGGTATTTGAAGAAATGATTTGCTTTGAAATTAAGCCAAACTTTGCTATACTGGAGGCCAAGCTTGAGCTGCTTTCAAGAAGGAAAGACCCTAACAGGGTAAAAGTATTTTTGGAACTTGTAAGCGATGGGAATCAAGAGTTGAGTGAAGCTACAGTTGAGAGGTTAACAAGATTATGCCTGTACGAAGACAAAATTGGTGAACTGGACCAGTTACTTTCCCTAGTACAAGGCATGCACACGAGTTCTTTAACTAAGCTGCACTGTGGAATTATCAGATTCTATGCTAATGCTGATCGCTTGTCTGATATGGAGCATGCAATTTTCCAGATGTTGGATAATGGCATGGTTTTTGCCCACTCAGAGGATGTTGAGGCTGTTATCTGTTCTTATTTTCGTCACAAGGACTTTGATAGGTTGGATCTATTCTTAAACCGAATACGGAGTTTGTACAAGCTCACCCGGTCTACTTATGATATATTGATTTCTGGATATCAGAGGTTGAATTTACACGGAAGGCTCGACTTGGCCATAAAAGATATGAGGGAAGCTGGGTTTGCATGA